The following are from one region of the Stanieria sp. NIES-3757 genome:
- a CDS encoding response regulator receiver protein produces the protein MSTVLVVDDTPSTRELICGYLRKAGYQVIEANNGKEAMEKALSHNPDLVITDVVMPEMNGFELCRSLKKNPTTQNLRIVVCTSKNQDIDRLWGMKQGADIYLTKPFTEAEIMDAIQSINL, from the coding sequence ATGAGTACTGTTTTAGTTGTTGATGATACCCCTTCTACTAGAGAATTGATTTGTGGATATTTACGTAAAGCTGGCTACCAAGTCATTGAAGCTAATAATGGTAAAGAAGCTATGGAAAAAGCTTTATCACACAATCCTGATTTAGTTATTACTGATGTAGTTATGCCTGAAATGAATGGCTTTGAGCTTTGTCGTAGTCTTAAAAAAAATCCTACTACCCAAAATTTACGTATTGTAGTTTGTACATCTAAAAATCAAGATATTGATCGTTTGTGGGGGATGAAACAAGGAGCAGATATTTATTTAACTAAACCTTTTACTGAAGCAGAAATTATGGACGCTATTCAATCAATAAACCTTTAA